The Streptomyces racemochromogenes DNA segment GCTGCTCGCCGAGTGGTACCCCGCGCTCTGCGACGGGCTCGCCCTCGCCGGCGGGGAGGTGCCCGCGCGGGACGAGGTCGCGATGGCCTGCTACGGGGACCTCTTCCGCCAGGCCGGGCACCGGGGCATCGGGACGCCCGAGCTCGACGCCTCCGACGTGGAGGCGGGGCTGGAAGAGGAACTCCTGCTCCAGTGGTGGGAGTACGCCGCCCGGATCGACCCCCGGCTGCCCGGGCCGCGGGACCGGGCCCGGCTGCGGACCCCGTACCCGGTGCAGCGGGCGCTGGACGCGCTCAGCCACTCGGCGTTCTTCGCCGGGGCGGGGGAGCGGCTGATGATCGGCGCGGCCCGGCAGGTGCGGCGGTACTTCACCGAGCCCCGCACGCGGGCCGCCGTCCTCGGCCGGTTCGAGCGGGCCCTGACCGACCGCACCCGGGTGGTCGTCGCGCACTCGCTCGGCTCGGTCGTCGCGTACGAGGCCCTGTGCGCGGCCCCCGACCGGCCGGACGTGGTGCTGGTGACGCTGGGGTCCCCGCTCGGGGTGCGCAACCTGGTCTTCGACCGGCTGGTCCCCCCCCCGCACGCGGGGCGCGGCCGCTGGCCCGCGTCCGTGCGGCAGTGGGTGAACATCGCCGACCGGGGTGACCTGGTGGCGCTGGCCAAGGGGCTGGCGCCGCTGTTCGGGGAACGGGTGCGGGACGTGCCGGTGCACAACGGGGCCAGGGCGCACGACGTACGGCCCTACCTGACGGCCCGTGAGTGCGGCGCGGCGATCGGCGAGGCGCTGGCGCACCGGAGCGGCTGAGCGGCCACCGGCTCCGGCGCCCGTCAGGCGGCGACGGGGGACAGGGCCCGGAGCCGCTCCAGGCCCCGGCGGGACTCCTCGTCCACCGGGACGAAGGTCGTCAGCCGCGACCCGGAGGCCGGGCCCAGCCACATGCTGGTGTGTTCCAGGCGCAGCGGCCCCACGTGGGCGTTGCGGATGTGCTTGGTGTTGCCGCCCGCCGAGACCACCTCGTGCCGGGCCCAGATCTCCCGGAACTCCGGCGAGGCCGCCTCCAGCCGGGCCAGCAGCGTCTTCCACGCGGGCTCGGCCAGGTGCCCGGCCATCGAGGCCCGGAACTTCGCCGCGAGCAGCCGGTTCACGCCCGGCGTGTCGACGAGGGAGGCCCGCCAGTCGGCGTTGGTGAACGCCAGCCACACGCAGTTGCGGTCCTCGGGCGGCACCGTCTCCAGGTCGCACAGCAGCCGCCCGTACGTCCGGTTGTGGGCGAGGATGTCGTAGCGGCTGTTCTGCACGCACGCCGGGATCGGGTCCAGCTGGTCGAGGACGGCCCGCAGCGCCGGCGTCACGCTCGGGCAGCGGGTGTTCGGCGCCGGGTCGGTGGTGCCCGCCAGCGCGAACAGGTGCGCGCGCTCGCTGGAGTCCAGCAGCAGGGCCCGCGCCAGCGCGTCCAGCACCTGGGGGGACACCTGGATCTCGCGGGCCTGCTCCAGCCAGGTGTACCAGGTGACGCCGACGGCGGAGAGCTGCGCGACCTCCTCGCGGCGCAGCCCGGGGGTGCGCCGGCGCGGACCCCTGACCAGTCCGACCCGCTCGGGCGTGATCCGCTCGCGGCGGCTGCGCAGGAAGTCGGCGAGCTCGTGGCGGCGCAGGTCGCTCGCCGGGGCAACGGTGGTCATGGCACCAGGATGCGGTACCGCCCATCCCGTTGCCAGGTACTCCTGGTACCAGGATGAGGAGACTCTGGTACCAGGCTGAACGGCGGCGGATCGTTCCTTCCGTGAGCGAAACGACCGTACGCACGACCCACCCGTCCCCGTCCGCCCCCGCGTCCCCGCCCGTCCCGGCCACCGCCGGGCCCAAGGCCGCGGAGCCCACCGTCCTCACCCCGCTCGGGCTGTTCACCGTACTGCTGGGCGCGGCCCTCCCTCTGATCGACTTCTTCATCGTCAACGTGGCGCTGCCCGCCATCGACGCCGACCTCGCCGCCGGCCCGGCCATGCTGGAACTGGTCGTCGGCGGCTACGGGGTCGCGTACTCGGTGCTGCTGGTGCTGGGCGGCCGGATCGGCGACACGGTCGGCCGGCGCCGGCTCTTCCTGGCCGGCATGGCCGCCTTCGGGCTGACCTCCCTGGCCTGCGGCCTGGCGCCCACCGCCTGGACGCTGGTCGGTGCCCGGGTCGCCCAGGGCGCGGCGGCGGCGCTGATGCTGCCGCAGGTCCTCGCCACCATCCAGGCCACCACCCGGGGCCCGCGCCGGGCCCGCGCGATGAGCCTGTACGGAGCCACCGCGGGCCTGTCCATGGTGGCCGGGCAGATCCTCGGCGGGGTGCTGGTCGCCGCCGACGTGGCCGGGTCCGGCTGGCGCTCGGTGTTCCTCGTCAACGTGCCCGTGGTGGTGGCGGGGCTGTTCCTCGCCGTCCGTGCCGTACCGGAGACCCGCTCGGACCGTCCGGCGTCGGTGGACGTCCCCGGCACCCTGCTGCTCGCCCTCACCCTGGTGTCCCTGCTGCTGCCCCTGACCGAGGGCCGGGCGGCCGGCTGGCCGCTGTGGACGTGGGTGGCGCTGGCCGTGTTCCCCTTCGCGGCCTCGGCCTTCTACCTGACCGAGCGGCGCGCCGACCGGCTCGGGCGCACCCCGCTGGTGCCGCCGAGCCTGCTGCGCCTGGCCTCGCTGCGGCGCGGGCTGGTCATGCTGGTGCCGTTCTCGATCGGCTTCAGCGGCTTCATGTTCGCCGTCGCCGTGGCGCTCCAGCAGGGCCTGCGCATGGGCCCGGTGGCGGCGGGACTCGCCCTGGTGCCGCTGGCCGTGGCCTTCTTCGCCGCCTCGCTCGCCGGACCCCGGCTGGTCGGCCGGTTCGGCAGCCGGGTCGTCACCGCCGGCGGGGTGGTCCAGGCCCTCGGCATCGCCCTGGTGCTGGCGGCCGCCTGGTACGGATGGCCGGACCTCGGGCTCGCCGGCCTGGCCCCGGGCGTCGCCGTCGCGGGCCTCGGCCAGGGACTCCAGCTGCCGGTGCTGATGCGGCTGATGCTCTCGGACGTCCCGGCGGACAGGGCCGGCGTGGGCAGCGGCGTCATGATCACCACGCAGCAGTCCTCGCTGGCCCTGGGCGTGGCGACCCTCGGCACCCTCTTCCTCGCGCTGTCCGACTCGCTGGGGATGCGCGACGCGCTCGCGGTGACCCTGCTGGTGCAGCTGGGCCTGATCGTCGTCACGGTGGGGCTGAGCCTGCGCCTCCCGCGCGCGATCCGCTGAACGGGCCCCGGGGAGCGCGCCGCCCCCTGACCGCGCCGCCCAGGAACGCGAGGTCCCCGGGAGCCCCGCGCCCCGGGAGCGCGCCGCCCCCGGCGGCCCGGCGCTCACCGGCCGCCGTCAGGCGCGGGCGGCGCTCCCGCCCGCGAACAGCCACTCCTCGGCGGCGTCCGCGTCGAACTCCCGCTGGCCGCCGGCGAAGAGCAGCCCGGCCGCCGCGAACGCCGGATCGCCGGCGGTCTCCGCCACGTACGGGACGGCCACGCAGCGCATCCCGGCGGCGCGTGCGGCCAGTGCCCCGGGCGCCGCGTCCTCGACCACCACGCAGTCCGCGGGCCGGGCGCCGAGCCGGCGGGCCGCCTCCAGGAACACGTCCGGCGCGGGCTTGCCCCGTTCGACCTCCTCGGCGGAGACGGCCGTCCTCAGCAGCGCGCCCAGCCCGGTGCCCTCCAGCACGGCGTCGATCGCCTCCCGCGAGGAACCGGAGGCCACCGCCATGGGCACGCCCCGCGCGTGCAGCCGTTCCACGAAGGTCCGCATCCGGGGGAAGGCCTCGGTGCGGGTGCGGGCCAGCTCCAGGTAGGCGGCGTTCTGCTCGGCCAGCAGCTGTTCGACCGGGGGCCGCAGGCCGTAGCGGTCCTTGAGGACCTCCAGGGTCTCCAGCGTGCCGATGCCGATGAACCGGGCGTGCTGCTCCCACGTGAAGTCGGGCACGCCGTGCCGCTCCAGGGTGAGGCGCCCCGACTCGTAGTAGTTCGGTTCGCTGTCCACGAGAGTGCCGTCGAGATCGAATATGACGGAGATCATCCGCTTTGGCCCGTCCTGCCGGTCGTGTACCTGTCCCGGCCATCCTGTCAGGATGTGCGAGCCGCCCGCCCCACGGACTCCACCAGCGGCAGCAGCCGGTGCGCCACCCGCTCCCGCAGGGCGACCTCCGTCCGCGTGCGGACCACCCCCGGAAGCCGGATCAGCCGCTGGATCACGTCCTCCAGATGCCCCGCGTCCCGCGCCACCACCCGCGTCAGCAGGTCCCCGCCCCCGGTGATCGAGAAGGCCTCGACGATCTCCGGAACGGTCGCCAGCGCGTCCCCGACCTCGTCCAGGTGCCCCTGGGTGACCTCGATGTGCACGAACGCCAGCACCGGATGCCCCAGCGCGGCGGGGGAGAGGACCGGCCCCGAGCCGGTGATCACCCCGGTGCGCTCCAGCCGGTCGAGCCTGGCCTGGAGGGTGCCGCGCGCCACCCCGAGGATCCGGGCGTACTCGCGGACACTGGTGCGCGGCTGCTCGATCAGCAGGCGCAGGATCCGGGTGTCGAGCTCGTCCACCGCCATGTCAGGACTGTACCAATCGCCCGGAATATCCCGCCGCCCGGAACGACCGCACCCGATCACGGGGGACCACCGCATCCGATCACACCCCCGGCGCCGAAGGACAGGGTGACAGCCGAGCAGGGTGACAGCCGCCCCCAAGCCCCCGACACGGAGCCGAGCGCATGAACACCGCAGTGGTCCTGTACACATCCGACCTGCGCGTGCACGACCACCCGCCGCTGCGCGCCGCCCTCTCGTCCTGCGACCGGATCGTCCCGCTCTTCGTCCGCGACCGGGCCATCGCGGACTCCGGCTTCGCCGCGCCCAACCGGCTGGCCTTCCTCGCCGACTGCCTCACCGACCTCGACGCGGCCCTGCGCGAGCGCGGCGGCCGCCTCGTCCTGCGCTCCGGCGACGCCGTCGCCGAGGTCTGCGCGCTCGTCCAGGAGGCCGACGCCGACGAGGTGCACATGGCCGCGGGCGTCAGCCGCTACGCCCGGGCCCGCGAGGAACGGCTGCGCGAGGCACTGGAGGCACAGGGCCGCCGTCTCTACACCCACGACACGGTGGTCACGGCGGTCGCCCCCGGAGCGGTCGTCCCCTCCGGCTCGGGCGCCGACCACTTCTCCGTCTTCACCCCCTACCTGCGCCGCTGGACGGAACTGCCCCC contains these protein-coding regions:
- a CDS encoding helix-turn-helix transcriptional regulator, which codes for MTTVAPASDLRRHELADFLRSRRERITPERVGLVRGPRRRTPGLRREEVAQLSAVGVTWYTWLEQAREIQVSPQVLDALARALLLDSSERAHLFALAGTTDPAPNTRCPSVTPALRAVLDQLDPIPACVQNSRYDILAHNRTYGRLLCDLETVPPEDRNCVWLAFTNADWRASLVDTPGVNRLLAAKFRASMAGHLAEPAWKTLLARLEAASPEFREIWARHEVVSAGGNTKHIRNAHVGPLRLEHTSMWLGPASGSRLTTFVPVDEESRRGLERLRALSPVAA
- a CDS encoding MFS transporter — its product is MSETTVRTTHPSPSAPASPPVPATAGPKAAEPTVLTPLGLFTVLLGAALPLIDFFIVNVALPAIDADLAAGPAMLELVVGGYGVAYSVLLVLGGRIGDTVGRRRLFLAGMAAFGLTSLACGLAPTAWTLVGARVAQGAAAALMLPQVLATIQATTRGPRRARAMSLYGATAGLSMVAGQILGGVLVAADVAGSGWRSVFLVNVPVVVAGLFLAVRAVPETRSDRPASVDVPGTLLLALTLVSLLLPLTEGRAAGWPLWTWVALAVFPFAASAFYLTERRADRLGRTPLVPPSLLRLASLRRGLVMLVPFSIGFSGFMFAVAVALQQGLRMGPVAAGLALVPLAVAFFAASLAGPRLVGRFGSRVVTAGGVVQALGIALVLAAAWYGWPDLGLAGLAPGVAVAGLGQGLQLPVLMRLMLSDVPADRAGVGSGVMITTQQSSLALGVATLGTLFLALSDSLGMRDALAVTLLVQLGLIVVTVGLSLRLPRAIR
- a CDS encoding HAD family hydrolase, translated to MISVIFDLDGTLVDSEPNYYESGRLTLERHGVPDFTWEQHARFIGIGTLETLEVLKDRYGLRPPVEQLLAEQNAAYLELARTRTEAFPRMRTFVERLHARGVPMAVASGSSREAIDAVLEGTGLGALLRTAVSAEEVERGKPAPDVFLEAARRLGARPADCVVVEDAAPGALAARAAGMRCVAVPYVAETAGDPAFAAAGLLFAGGQREFDADAAEEWLFAGGSAARA
- a CDS encoding Lrp/AsnC family transcriptional regulator, coding for MAVDELDTRILRLLIEQPRTSVREYARILGVARGTLQARLDRLERTGVITGSGPVLSPAALGHPVLAFVHIEVTQGHLDEVGDALATVPEIVEAFSITGGGDLLTRVVARDAGHLEDVIQRLIRLPGVVRTRTEVALRERVAHRLLPLVESVGRAARTS